The Leadbetterella byssophila DSM 17132 DNA window ATTTATCAATATTTTCTTGCGGAGCATTATTGCAAATCAATGTATATACCTCCATCATAAATCCTCTTTTGACTTTAGCTAAGATAGCAATATTTATTTCCTGTCCGACAGTCGAATACTGCGAAGTTTTGATGAGCTTCTTATGAAATTTCTCTTTTGCACTTTTGGCGTAGAAAATAATTTTTTCTCTGTTTCCCAATGTCAATTTTTCTTCCAACCCCAAAACATCACCGTCAATTTTTGCATTGTAATAATCTAACTCTTCACAAAACTCTTTCAACTCGGGATTGTTGTTTTTTTCCTCTTCAAATTTTTTATACAATTCTTCGAAATAACGAGAACTCTCATACACATTATTGAATGTTTGAGAATAGTCGTTGTTTCCTACAACCTTACCACCAACATTGGTGTTTTCAAGCGAAACTTTGTTAATATCCATTCGCATCAATTTTTCTTATCTCTCCCTACAAAGTCTCCACCAATATTGGTATTTCCCTTTACGGAAACATTATTACTATCATTTACTTTTTTCTCTATTTTGTAAACTTTACTTACTGCAAATAGGCTAACAATAAAGCCTACTATACCGCAAATACTTGCAATGATTGATAAATTTGATTCCATATATTTTCAATTATTTGTCAAATTCTTTTTTTAAGATTTTAGCGATTTCCTCTGTTTCTCTATAATTTCTCCCTGTTGTTTGTACTTTCATCCCATATCCTGCATCTTCCCAATAGAGTACAACATCAATAGTTCCATCAGAATATTTTTCTTTGATTAAATTCACTGAAGTAGGACTAAAATCTATATTGTTTATTACTTCTAAAACATATTTACTACGAAACAACTTTTTAGCAAAAGCTTCCAATTTATTGTTACCGTGGTGGTCTCCACTTAATTTTATTTTTTGTTTTCAGGCTCAATATCAGTTTCTACAAGTTCAAGTTTGCCATAGTACAATAATTTTTCAGATAAATCTACATTTAGTTCTTGTTCTGATTTACAAACATTATGCACTTCAACATCTTTTGTATTAAATTCATCATCAACTATTTCTTTGAAAGAAAGAATATGAGGTTGCCAACAATTATGACTATTCAAACTAATTGCTATTCTTTCTTTTGCGTGGCAAATTCCTAAACCAATGCAGTATTCTTGTTCTATAGGGATTTCTGCATTTTCATAGTAATACTTGTTCGTTTTGTCTTCTTCAGCATCTTCTAAAATATCCTCGCTGAATGGTGTTCGGATAAACGCCATAATCTTATTTCTTTCAGATGAATTTGTTAAAGACGAAACCCATTGAATAAAGGTTGATGCTTCTGAAACATTATGATTAAATGTAGCTCTTGGGAATAGCAAATTTGAGATACCGAAAGTTTCCTTTAATTTTCCATATGTGCTAAGCATCTCAATAAACTTATTCTTAAACAACGCTTCGTTGTCAATGTATGGTTTAAAAGACAATTCATTAAAAATCAACTCCATTCTATAACAATTTTAAAAGTTGATTACTCCATTCTTCCAACAAGTTTTTCGGATACTCGCTTAATTCCCCTTTATTATCTATTTCAATATTGGTAATTTCTGAATATTGCTCATTATCCGTTACTACTTTCTCGAAATAGAAAAGAATAGTTCTGTCTTTCATTACAGGATTTTCTTTTACTCCAACCCTAATTCCATTTATGATATGGTCGCTATGTGTTT harbors:
- a CDS encoding ABC-three component system protein, producing the protein MDINKVSLENTNVGGKVVGNNDYSQTFNNVYESSRYFEELYKKFEEEKNNNPELKEFCEELDYYNAKIDGDVLGLEEKLTLGNREKIIFYAKSAKEKFHKKLIKTSQYSTVGQEINIAILAKVKRGFMMEVYTLICNNAPQENIDKLITERIINPVKQELGINLFKYDEEDIMGMIFFLTGNCHIKWN